A single genomic interval of Pseudorasbora parva isolate DD20220531a chromosome 21, ASM2467924v1, whole genome shotgun sequence harbors:
- the arl3b gene encoding ADP-ribosylation factor-like protein 3 — protein sequence MGLLSILRKLKSTPDQEVRILLLGLDNGGKTTLLKQLASEDITHITPTQGFNIKSVQSQGFKLNVWDIGGQRKIRPYWRNYFENTDVLIYVIDSADRKRFEETGQELAELLDEEKLSGVPVLVFANKQDLLTAAPASEIAEGLNLHTIRDRVWQIQSCSALTGEGVQDGMNWVCKSVNAKRK from the exons ATG gGTTTGTTGTCAATTTTACGGAAACTGAAAAGTACCCCCGACCAGGAGGTGCGGATATTGCTTCTGGGGTTGGATAACGGCGGCAAGACCACATTACTGAAACAGTTGGCATCTGAAGACATCACTCATATTACGCCAACACAG GGTTTCAACATCAAGAGCGTCCAATCGCAAGGTTTCAAATTAAACGTGTGGGATATTGGTGGTCAGCGAAAGATCAGGCCCTACTGGAGGAACTACTTTGAGAACACAGATGTACTG ATTTATGTCATTGATAGTGCAGATCGCAAAAGATTTGAGGAAACAGGACAG GAGTTGGCTGAATTACTTGATGAAGAAAAGCTGAGCGGTGTCCCAGTCCTGGTGTTTGCAAATAAGCAGGACCTGCTCACAGCAGCCCCTGCGTCCGAGATAGCCGAGGGTTTGAATTTGCACACTATCCGAGACCGAGTGTGGCAGATCCAGTCTTGTTCTGCCCTCACCGGAGAAGGAGTCCAG GATGGCATGAACTGGGTCTGCAAGAGTGTGAACGCTAAGAGGAAATAG